The following proteins are encoded in a genomic region of Burkholderia gladioli:
- a CDS encoding flavin reductase, with translation MQAAVSDNRTTIDPKALRRAFGTFVTGVTVLTTIDAEGRPRGMTANSFASVSLDPPLLLVCVGAGASSYPAFAAADKFAVNLLSDSQVDVSNLFASKAADKFAAINHDVVHTGAPVLTDCLTWFDCSMHDRVEAGDHLILIGRVQAFGTSPAAPLGFCRGRYAQVKDPLPPGWLSSTDMIVGYLIEAQGEVLLVADGKGGWVLPTAPRRLVDARLPVAGGGSLALVPDDTFLYSVYDTDGHDSGYLIYRARLAEPRGALALPPEFRFFAPDALPYDEIASVEMRAMLRRFVRETAGGGSYSIYMGSHDGGRVATVGAAQPWRHHVQS, from the coding sequence ATGCAAGCGGCAGTATCCGATAACCGAACCACCATCGACCCGAAGGCGCTGCGCCGTGCCTTCGGCACCTTCGTCACCGGCGTGACGGTGCTCACCACCATCGACGCCGAGGGCCGCCCGCGCGGCATGACGGCCAACTCCTTCGCCTCGGTCTCGCTCGACCCGCCGCTGCTGCTGGTCTGCGTCGGCGCGGGCGCGTCGAGCTACCCGGCCTTCGCCGCCGCCGACAAGTTCGCGGTGAACCTGCTGAGCGACAGCCAGGTGGATGTCTCCAACCTGTTCGCCTCGAAGGCGGCCGACAAGTTCGCCGCGATCAACCACGACGTGGTGCATACCGGCGCGCCGGTGCTGACCGACTGCCTGACCTGGTTCGACTGCTCGATGCACGACCGCGTCGAGGCCGGCGACCACCTGATCCTGATCGGCCGCGTGCAGGCCTTCGGCACCAGCCCCGCGGCGCCGCTGGGCTTCTGCCGCGGCCGCTACGCGCAGGTCAAGGACCCGCTGCCGCCGGGCTGGCTGTCGTCCACCGACATGATCGTCGGCTACCTGATCGAGGCGCAGGGCGAGGTGCTGCTGGTGGCCGACGGCAAGGGCGGCTGGGTGCTGCCCACCGCGCCGCGCCGGCTGGTGGACGCCCGCCTGCCGGTGGCGGGCGGCGGCTCGCTGGCGCTGGTGCCCGACGACACCTTCCTCTATTCCGTCTACGACACCGACGGCCACGATTCCGGCTACCTGATCTACCGGGCCCGCCTGGCCGAGCCGCGCGGCGCGCTGGCGCTGCCGCCGGAATTCCGCTTCTTCGCCCCCGACGCGCTTCCCTACGACGAAATCGCCTCGGTCGAGATGCGCGCGATGCTGCGCCGTTTCGTGCGCGAGACGGCCGGCGGCGGCAGTTATTCGATCTACATGGGCTCGCACGACGGCGGCCGCGTCGCGACGGTTGGCGCCGCGCAGCCGTGGCGCCATCACGTGCAGTCCTGA
- a CDS encoding helix-turn-helix domain-containing protein — MPDTLSLMSSLRDVASRINADADVDTLLHSLIELACHHGSWDLGSIMSVDIAHGYALVIARRDPTLLKRALADRWELATSPALVALQRNEPVYIRDALETTEFLGYRREAPERGYRTVLVLPMASCDAEGRPMVLVVSARKVVDVAPEHLAFMELVVHLGAIAIERAHRQRAQQAAAEQLRRVLSVQGAMLQEVLVGGSMDTLTGMLADLLDSPVLVIDFYGGELLASRPPVEGLDGAAWRALLDGETGRQMRETAREAIARHALRRVRFELPGGVPLTADVEPLAVDGDTVGALLSFGGRAEGDLQALAIESAKFAMSVQLMRSVIRFRAETRTLTELFFEIVERRWRDEQDIVERSRRLGIALGAPMRLLVVDYPRREGPALDRSAECHRTAGLIAAQHKLAAHPVTVGGGLVCLLPDDGQRPLASINAFARQLCAALSPLFGGEPTLVASDRVAGLTELANEWDRCWRMIRVARSFGKTGALSVPDLGPLPMLMGAADSPDVRAFITGTIGPIVEYDASHRASYLDTLAIYIRHGCRSQACADAMGLHVTTLRYRLSRISDLFGIDVETPERRFAIELALQLHNLLEGSPPVAAAAHGAH, encoded by the coding sequence ATGCCGGATACGTTGTCGCTCATGTCGTCCCTGCGCGACGTCGCCAGCCGAATCAATGCGGATGCCGATGTCGACACGCTGCTGCACAGCCTGATCGAGCTGGCCTGTCATCACGGCTCCTGGGATCTCGGCTCGATCATGAGCGTGGATATCGCGCACGGTTATGCGCTGGTGATCGCGCGGCGCGACCCGACCCTGCTCAAGCGCGCGCTGGCCGACCGCTGGGAGCTGGCCACCAGCCCCGCGCTGGTCGCGCTGCAGCGCAACGAGCCGGTCTACATCCGCGATGCGCTGGAGACCACCGAATTCCTCGGCTACCGGCGCGAGGCGCCCGAGCGCGGCTACCGCACCGTGCTGGTGCTGCCGATGGCGAGCTGCGATGCCGAGGGGCGGCCGATGGTGCTGGTGGTGTCGGCGCGCAAGGTGGTGGACGTGGCGCCCGAGCACCTGGCCTTCATGGAGCTGGTGGTGCACCTCGGCGCGATCGCGATCGAGCGCGCCCATCGCCAGCGCGCCCAGCAGGCCGCCGCCGAGCAACTGCGACGCGTGCTCTCGGTGCAGGGCGCGATGTTGCAGGAGGTGCTGGTGGGCGGCTCAATGGACACGCTGACAGGCATGCTGGCCGACCTGCTCGACTCGCCGGTGCTGGTGATCGACTTCTACGGCGGCGAGCTGCTGGCCTCGCGCCCGCCCGTCGAGGGGCTCGACGGCGCCGCCTGGCGCGCCCTGCTCGACGGCGAGACCGGCCGCCAGATGCGCGAGACCGCGCGCGAGGCGATCGCGCGCCATGCCTTGCGGCGGGTGCGCTTCGAGCTGCCGGGCGGGGTGCCGCTCACGGCCGACGTGGAGCCCCTGGCGGTGGACGGCGACACGGTGGGCGCGCTGCTGAGCTTCGGCGGGCGCGCCGAGGGCGACCTGCAGGCGCTCGCGATCGAGAGCGCCAAGTTCGCGATGAGCGTGCAGCTGATGCGCAGCGTGATCCGCTTTCGCGCCGAGACGCGCACCCTGACCGAGTTGTTCTTCGAGATCGTCGAGCGGCGCTGGCGCGACGAGCAGGACATCGTCGAGCGCTCGCGCCGGCTCGGCATCGCGCTGGGCGCGCCGATGCGCCTGCTGGTGGTCGACTATCCGCGCCGCGAGGGCCCGGCGCTGGACCGCTCGGCCGAATGCCATCGCACCGCCGGCCTGATCGCGGCCCAGCACAAGCTGGCCGCGCATCCGGTGACGGTCGGCGGCGGCCTGGTCTGCCTGCTGCCCGACGACGGCCAGCGGCCGCTGGCCAGCATCAACGCCTTCGCGCGCCAGCTGTGCGCGGCACTGAGCCCGCTGTTCGGCGGCGAGCCCACCCTGGTGGCCAGCGACCGCGTGGCGGGCCTGACCGAGCTGGCCAACGAATGGGACCGCTGCTGGCGGATGATCCGCGTGGCGCGCTCGTTCGGCAAGACCGGCGCGCTGAGCGTGCCCGACCTCGGGCCGCTGCCGATGCTGATGGGCGCGGCCGACTCGCCCGACGTGCGCGCCTTCATCACCGGCACCATCGGGCCGATCGTCGAATACGACGCCAGCCACCGCGCCTCCTATCTCGACACGCTGGCGATCTACATCCGCCACGGCTGCCGCAGCCAGGCCTGCGCCGACGCGATGGGCCTGCACGTGACCACGCTGCGCTACCGGCTGTCGCGTATCTCGGACCTGTTCGGCATCGACGTGGAGACGCCCGAGCGGCGCTTCGCGATCGAGCTCGCGCTGCAACTGCACAACCTGCTGGAGGGCAGCCCGCCGGTGGCCGCGGCGGCGCACGGCGCGCACTAG
- a CDS encoding aldehyde dehydrogenase — protein sequence MKTTVETLQHARIGNFIDGRFVEPASGSYAPSFDPTTSTPWYEFAQSNAADVDAAVRSAQAALKNPAWRRMTQTERGKLVRRLGELVLENADALALLECRDNGKLLKEMRAQMRAIPDSYLYFAGMADKLQGDTIPVNKLDMLNFNLREPIGVVGMIIPWNSPLMMLTGTLAPCLAIGNTVVVKPSEHATASSLALAELAIEAGIPPGVFNVVTGDGATTGEALTRHPGVAKYVFTGSTVTGRKIAGNAAQNLVPCQMELGGKSPHVVFGDVEIERAVNGVVSGIFAAAGQTCVAGSRCFVEASVYERFVEALVERTRRVRVGHPMHEDTDIGPLALATQLDKVQRYVASGVEEGARIAAGGRRPNTGALAEGWYFEPTVMTQATNSMRFMQEEIFGPVVGVVPFHDEAELMALANDTEYGLASGIWTRDIDRAMRFARDIDAGTVWINTYRSAAYMSSNGGLKHSGYGRRGGFEVMREFSRLKNVVLDYSGAMQDPFVIRLR from the coding sequence ATGAAGACCACAGTCGAAACCCTGCAGCATGCCCGCATCGGCAATTTCATCGACGGCCGCTTCGTCGAGCCGGCCAGCGGCAGCTACGCCCCGAGCTTTGACCCCACCACCTCGACGCCCTGGTACGAGTTCGCGCAGTCGAACGCGGCCGACGTCGACGCGGCCGTGCGTTCGGCCCAGGCCGCGTTGAAGAACCCCGCCTGGCGGCGCATGACCCAGACCGAGCGCGGCAAGCTGGTGCGCCGCCTGGGCGAGCTGGTGCTCGAGAATGCCGACGCGCTGGCCCTGCTCGAATGCCGCGACAACGGCAAGCTGCTCAAGGAGATGCGCGCGCAGATGCGTGCCATTCCGGATTCCTATCTGTATTTCGCCGGCATGGCGGACAAGCTGCAGGGCGACACGATCCCCGTCAACAAGCTCGACATGCTGAACTTCAACCTGCGCGAGCCGATCGGCGTGGTCGGCATGATCATCCCGTGGAATTCGCCGCTGATGATGCTGACCGGCACGCTCGCGCCGTGCCTGGCGATCGGCAACACGGTGGTGGTCAAGCCCTCCGAGCACGCCACCGCCTCCTCGCTGGCGCTGGCCGAGCTGGCCATCGAGGCGGGCATTCCGCCCGGCGTGTTCAACGTGGTGACCGGCGACGGCGCCACCACCGGCGAGGCGCTCACGCGCCATCCCGGCGTCGCCAAGTACGTGTTCACCGGCAGCACCGTCACGGGCCGCAAGATCGCCGGCAATGCCGCGCAGAACCTGGTGCCCTGCCAGATGGAGCTGGGCGGCAAGTCCCCGCACGTGGTGTTCGGCGACGTGGAGATCGAGCGCGCCGTCAACGGCGTGGTGTCGGGCATCTTCGCCGCGGCGGGCCAGACCTGCGTGGCCGGCTCGCGCTGCTTCGTCGAGGCCTCGGTCTACGAGCGCTTCGTCGAGGCCCTGGTGGAGCGCACCCGGCGCGTGCGCGTGGGCCATCCGATGCACGAGGACACCGATATCGGGCCGCTCGCGCTGGCCACCCAGCTCGACAAGGTGCAGCGCTACGTGGCCTCGGGCGTGGAGGAGGGCGCGCGCATCGCCGCCGGCGGGCGCCGCCCGAACACGGGCGCGCTGGCCGAGGGCTGGTACTTCGAGCCGACCGTGATGACCCAGGCCACCAATTCGATGCGCTTCATGCAGGAGGAGATCTTCGGGCCGGTGGTGGGCGTGGTGCCGTTCCACGACGAGGCCGAGCTGATGGCGCTGGCCAACGACACCGAATACGGGCTCGCGTCGGGCATCTGGACCCGCGACATCGACCGCGCGATGCGCTTCGCGCGCGACATCGACGCCGGCACGGTCTGGATCAACACCTACCGCTCGGCCGCCTACATGTCCTCGAACGGCGGCCTCAAGCACAGCGGCTACGGCCGGCGCGGCGGCTTCGAGGTGATGCGCGAGTTCTCGCGGCTCAAGAACGTGGTGCTCGACTACTCGGGCGCGATGCAGGACCCGTTCGTCATTCGTCTGCGTTGA
- a CDS encoding 2-hydroxyacid dehydrogenase, with product MNDIIMLATRLPAGQEAKYRAALAAAMPDETIVPLREADADARAGARIAIVARPDPAELAALPRLAWIQSLWAGVEQLLESLPATAPPVVRLVDPEMSRTMAEAVLAWTYYLQREMPAYRGQQQAREWRQRPYRKPRDIQVGIVGLGTLGAAAAARLLEAGFRVAGWSRSPKRMAGVDTHHGAEGLTRLLGASEIVVCLVPLTDETRGLFDRHTLAAMRPGAALINFSRGPVVVTRDLLQALDAGRLSHAVLDVFEVEPLPEASPLWAHPAVTVLPHISAPTDLHTAAAVVAANVAAYRASGRIPAGVDLSRGY from the coding sequence ATGAACGACATCATCATGCTGGCCACCCGGCTGCCCGCCGGGCAGGAGGCCAAGTATCGCGCCGCGCTCGCCGCGGCGATGCCGGACGAAACCATCGTGCCGTTGCGCGAGGCCGATGCCGATGCGCGTGCCGGCGCGAGGATCGCGATCGTGGCGCGTCCCGATCCCGCCGAACTCGCCGCCCTGCCCCGGCTCGCCTGGATCCAGAGCCTGTGGGCCGGCGTCGAGCAACTGCTCGAGAGCCTTCCGGCCACGGCGCCGCCCGTGGTCCGGCTGGTGGACCCGGAAATGTCGCGCACCATGGCCGAGGCGGTACTGGCCTGGACCTACTACCTGCAACGCGAGATGCCCGCCTACCGCGGCCAGCAGCAGGCGCGCGAATGGCGGCAGCGGCCCTATCGCAAGCCCCGGGACATACAGGTCGGTATTGTCGGCCTCGGCACGCTCGGGGCGGCCGCCGCGGCGCGGCTGCTGGAGGCGGGCTTTCGCGTGGCCGGCTGGAGCCGCTCGCCGAAGCGCATGGCCGGCGTGGACACCCATCACGGCGCCGAGGGCCTGACGCGCCTGCTCGGCGCGAGCGAGATCGTGGTGTGTCTCGTGCCGCTGACCGACGAGACGCGCGGCCTGTTCGACCGGCACACGCTGGCGGCCATGCGGCCCGGCGCGGCGCTGATCAACTTCTCGCGCGGCCCGGTGGTGGTCACCCGGGATCTGCTGCAAGCGCTCGATGCCGGCCGGCTCTCGCATGCGGTACTCGACGTGTTCGAGGTCGAGCCGCTGCCGGAAGCCTCGCCGCTCTGGGCCCATCCCGCCGTGACGGTGCTGCCCCACATCTCGGCGCCGACCGACCTGCACACGGCGGCGGCCGTGGTCGCGGCCAACGTCGCCGCCTATCGCGCCAGCGGCCGCATTCCGGCCGGCGTCGATCTCTCGCGCGGTTACTGA
- a CDS encoding porin, with protein sequence MSKAAGLETRIAAAVATALAILAGSSTAAQAQSSVTLYGIIDEGLNYTSNAKGHGTFQMKSGDTFGSRWGIAGSEDLGGGTRALFRLENGFDVNSGAFKQGGREFGRQAWVGLQSDRLGTLSFGRQYGPTIDLWSGLTGAGGVSGDVASHPFDNDNADFDFRVNNSVKYTSPNFNGLKAEAMYGFSNDTGFANNRLYSAALQYKLAGLTAALGYLKIDAGGSANGAVSTDTVFTGSSEQNIVAGLSYAFAATRLGLSYSHVDVYDPTANAYIASTATQPPGGHWQSWKFDNFEVNAKYAFTPSFWLFGAYTFTEANLHASTGDFEPKWHQLSLMLDYDLSKRTSLYMQAAYQHVVSAHTGTAFDFATTPASAGASSGENQTLVRLGMIHRF encoded by the coding sequence ATGAGCAAGGCAGCAGGCTTGGAAACACGCATCGCGGCAGCGGTGGCGACGGCGCTGGCGATACTCGCCGGCAGCAGCACGGCGGCGCAGGCACAGAGCAGCGTCACGTTGTACGGCATCATCGACGAAGGACTCAACTACACCAGCAACGCGAAGGGACACGGCACCTTCCAGATGAAGAGCGGCGACACCTTCGGCAGCCGCTGGGGCATCGCCGGCTCGGAAGACCTGGGCGGCGGCACGCGCGCGCTGTTCCGCCTCGAGAACGGCTTCGACGTGAACAGCGGCGCCTTCAAGCAGGGCGGCCGCGAGTTCGGCCGGCAGGCCTGGGTCGGCCTGCAATCGGACCGGCTCGGCACGCTCTCGTTCGGCCGCCAGTACGGCCCGACCATCGATCTCTGGAGCGGCCTGACGGGCGCGGGCGGCGTGAGCGGCGACGTCGCCTCGCACCCGTTCGACAACGACAACGCCGACTTCGATTTCCGCGTCAACAACTCGGTCAAGTACACCAGCCCGAACTTCAACGGCCTGAAGGCCGAGGCGATGTACGGCTTCAGCAACGACACCGGCTTCGCCAACAACCGGCTCTACAGCGCGGCCCTGCAATACAAGCTGGCGGGCCTGACCGCCGCGCTCGGCTACCTGAAGATCGACGCGGGCGGCTCGGCCAACGGCGCGGTGTCCACCGACACGGTGTTTACCGGCTCGTCCGAGCAGAACATCGTGGCGGGGCTGTCCTACGCGTTCGCGGCCACCAGGCTGGGCCTGTCCTACTCGCATGTCGACGTCTACGACCCGACCGCGAACGCCTATATCGCCTCGACGGCCACCCAGCCGCCGGGCGGCCACTGGCAGTCCTGGAAGTTCGACAACTTCGAGGTCAATGCGAAGTACGCCTTCACGCCGTCGTTCTGGCTGTTCGGCGCCTATACCTTCACCGAGGCGAACCTGCATGCGAGCACCGGCGATTTCGAGCCGAAGTGGCACCAGCTCTCGCTGATGCTCGACTACGACCTGAGCAAGCGCACCTCGCTCTACATGCAGGCCGCGTACCAGCACGTGGTCAGCGCGCATACCGGCACGGCCTTCGATTTCGCCACCACGCCCGCCTCGGCCGGCGCCTCGTCGGGCGAGAACCAGACGCTGGTGCGGCTCGGCATGATCCATCGCTTCTAG
- a CDS encoding amino acid synthesis family protein produces the protein MNTDLQVRKISTFVEELMVEGGRAAPRPITTVVVAAVLKNPWAGQGFCEDLQPEIRRLAPPLGAELTRRLVALMPAARVEAYGKAAVVGVNGEIEHASALIHTLRFGNLFREAVDGTAFLSFTNTRLGPGSMVSLPMIHKSATGQRSHFLTATFQIADAPGPDEVLVAIGAADGGRAHPRIGDRFIDMAEMEARKPAEAQTWGD, from the coding sequence ATGAATACCGATTTGCAAGTGCGCAAGATCTCGACCTTCGTCGAGGAACTGATGGTCGAGGGCGGCCGCGCGGCGCCGCGCCCGATCACCACCGTGGTGGTGGCCGCCGTGCTGAAAAACCCCTGGGCCGGGCAGGGTTTCTGCGAGGACCTGCAGCCGGAGATCCGGCGCCTCGCGCCGCCGCTGGGTGCCGAGCTGACGCGCCGGCTGGTGGCGCTGATGCCGGCCGCGCGCGTGGAAGCCTATGGCAAGGCCGCCGTGGTGGGCGTGAACGGCGAGATCGAGCACGCCTCGGCGCTGATCCACACGCTGCGCTTCGGCAACCTGTTCCGCGAGGCGGTGGACGGCACCGCCTTCCTGAGCTTCACCAATACGCGGCTCGGGCCGGGCTCGATGGTCTCGCTGCCGATGATCCACAAGTCGGCCACGGGGCAACGCTCGCACTTCCTGACGGCGACATTTCAGATCGCCGACGCCCCGGGCCCCGACGAGGTGCTGGTGGCGATCGGCGCGGCCGACGGGGGACGCGCTCATCCGCGCATCGGCGATCGCTTCATCGACATGGCCGAGATGGAGGCCCGCAAGCCGGCCGAAGCGCAGACCTGGGGCGACTGA